The genome window ccacctcctccatccaacCTCATCCTACCTTCATACATACAGACCACTTCCTCCATCCAACCTCATCCTACCTTCATACATAcagaccacctcctccatccaacCTCATCCTACTTTCATACATAcagaccacctcctccatccaacCTCATCCTACCTTCATACATACAGACCACCTCCATCCAACCTCATCCTACCTTCATACATAcagaccacctcctccatccaacCTCATCCTACCTTCATACATACAGACCACTTCCTCCATCCAACCTCATCCTACCTTCATACATAcagaccacctcctccatccaacCTCATCCTACCTTCATACATAcagaccacctcctccatccaacCTCATCCTACTTTCATACATAcagaccacctcctccatccaacCTCATCCTACCTTCATACATAcagaccacctcctccatccaacCTCATCCTACCTTCATACATAcagaccacctcctccatccaacCTCATCCTACCTTCATACATACAGACCACTTCCTCCATCCAACCTCATCCTACCTTCATACATAcagaccacctcctccatccaacCTCATCCTACCTTCATACATAcagaccacctcctccatccaacCTCATCCTACCTTCATACATACAGACCATTGCCTCCATCCAACCTCATCTTACCTTCATACATACAGACCACCTTCTCCCAACATGTAGCGGCGATAAGGAACCCTCATCCTACCATGAATGACACTCTTTAATATCCTTTAATATCGCCATCAATATCTTTTATTTGGCAATACACTTTTTTGCTCCTCCAActactgtagcacacacacgcacacacacacacacacgaagaacACAGGACATTCATGTGAACTGTACTTCTAAGCAGAGAGGAGCAAGGAACTTTGTTTAGGAGAGAACAACCTCCAGCCGATAACACTGTTTGCTAGATTTTGGACTTTTGGAAGTTCAGCAATGGCCTGGGAAAAAAAGACAACAGTCCCACAATAGCATGATGACATCACAACGTACCTGGTACTCTTAAGTTAAGAGAGTGTGAAAACCGAGGTGCCTTGGCAAGCATCACTTATTGCTTGAACCTTAGATGTAACTTCATGCAGAATCGAATATGGATTCTGACACTGTCAGTGCCTGCTGACATAACATCAAGTGTTTTAGTGATGTCATCATCTTCATGATCAATCCCAGTCTGGTAGATATcttgatgtctgtgtgtctatgtgtctgtgtgtctatgtgtctgtgtgtctgtgtgtctgtgtgtctgtgtgtctatgtgtctgtgtgtctatgtgtctgtgtgtctatgtgtctgtgtgtctgtgtgtctgtgtgtctatgtctgtgtgtctatgtgtctgtgtgtctatgtgtctgtgtgtctgtgtgtctatgtgtctgtgtgtctatgtgtctgtgtgtctatgtgtctgtgtgtctatgtgtctgtgtgtctgtgtgtctatgtgtctgtgtgtctgtgtgtctgtgtgtctgtgtgtctatgtgtctgtgtgtctgtgtgtctatgtgtctgtgtgtctatgtgtctgtgtgtctgtgtgtctatgtgtctgtgtgtctgtgtgtctgtgtgtctgtgtgtctgtgtgtctgtgtgtctgtgtgtctgtgtgtctatgtgtctgtgtgtctatgtgtctgtgtgtctgtgtgtctatgtgtctgtgtgtctgtgtgtctgtgtgtctatgtgtctgtgtgtctgtgtgtctgtgtgtctgtgtgtctgtgtgtctgtgtgtctgtgtgtctatgtgtctgtgtgtctgtgtgtctgtgtgtctgtgtgtctgtgtgtctgtgtgtctgctggatgGTCATGAGGCCACAGAGAGGAAGTGGGGCTGTCCTACCAGAACAGAGATCAGTGATATGCTGCCATCTGCAGTTGTCTGACAGAGGTGTGTATGCGCGTGCATGTGGTTGCGcacatgttcctgtgtgtgcttgcatgtgtgagcgtgcgagcacaagcatgcatgtgtgcaccCATATGTATGACCCCGTGGACACACAAATGTAAATTTGCACAACCTTCTCTTCTTCTAAGTAGAATGCTTTGTGCAACAGTTCACGAGTGATAAGCCAACTTGATCAGGGGCCTGATCAGGGGCCTGAGCTGCGGGCCTGCTGCGGGCCTGCTGCGGGCCTGTTGATACACGACACAAGGTCTGCCTCGTCATGGTCCCAGCTCTCTGTGAGGGCCGCTCAGTGAACTTTGACCCTGCACCGAATAAATAAGAGTTTTCActccacacacctgcaggacacGTCTctgccctgcgtggagaagcgtACAGATACTGGCTCGCAGGTCAGCTTTATCACCAGGTCTGTTAACACACATCCTCTGATTACGGCCAGTGATCAGGTTCATGGCTGTCAGGAGGCAGAAGACCCCCTCATCTACTCATGCAGCGAGCACCAGACTGAGGGGGGTTGGCATTCCCGCAACCTTCTTGATGTCACCTCAGAGCGCTCGTAAAGGGGCAGCGCATGGAGATTAAAGTAGACTAGCAGATTACCGTGGAGTATCTGATAACAACACGGATTAGTGTAGAGAAAGTGATCTGTTGCAAAAACAGAAGAAACAGTGTCCACACAGGTCAGTAAAAAACACAATAGACAAATTACACAAAACACTGAATGTAATAGAATATACCAGTATAATATCAGTTTAATGTAcaagtattttgtgtgtgtgttatgtctgTACAGACGCGCCGAGCGTAGATCATGTAGATCTGCAGGAAGAATTGGCCACAACCCCAGTGAGACCGGATGTTTTCCAGGATTCCTAATGAATGCATGATGACAGTATGGAGCTGGTGTGCATGGAGGGGGTGAATGGTGAATAGTGTGTTTAGGGCAGCGGGCCAGCATGAGTTCCCGACGAccgcacagagagacagagaattggaaTAGCGCAACTGGAGGTCAGTTGGATGACTCATCACTAATAGAcagagaggacgggggggggggagggagggagggaggggggggagggagggaagggggcctTCAGCTTCCTCCTCCAGATTCCAGAGAGACCTCTGAGAGAGAGGGCTTGTGGATCCAACCTTTTCTCACCAAAAACAAATATAGAGACCTTACTCTGTCACTCCACCATCAGGCCAAGGAGGGGTTGGTCTGTGCTTGAGACAAGGTACTGGAAAGACAAAATGTTGCTAGGAGACTAGCATAAATGTCCTTGTTTCTGTAAAGATATCTGGaatatttctctttttgtttacaTTAGAGGTGTTAGGGAGGTCTGGAGagggtactgtactgtacacagagCAGGCAGAAGACTTCAACCAGTACTGTACATTAGTGCAAAAGTGTATATACTGTGAAGCTATAGTGTATATACTGTGAGGCTATAGTGTATATACTGTGAGGTTATAGTGTATATACTGTGAGGCTATAGTGTATATACTGTGAGGTTATAGTGTACTGGAGGAAACCTTTCAACTTCGCAGGTAGAGCAGCAGCACCGTGTTACAGTGAATGATAAGGTGTTATGGTGAAATCCCCATGGTGATGTCATCCCCATGGTGATGTCATCCCCATGGTGATGTCATCCCCATGGTGATGTCATCCCCATGGTGATGTCACAGTGACCGCAGTGCTCTACTGTGGGCACTGTGACATCACCATGCTTCCACCAggcttctctcttctccagacCTGAGCGAGCCCACACAATCAAACCTGACACGCTTGGGTGCCAAACAACAATGTCCAGGAACATACCCAAGGTAACACACCCCAGGAACACACCCCAAGAACCGATCACCAGGCTGGCTTCGGAGTTCTGGGGTCACTCTGGGGTCATTCTCAGGTCAGGAGGGATCATTGACGTGGAGACCGCCCAGCTCACGTCAACCCACAGGTCAGTGTGGAGGGGAGCGTGACCGGGAAAGGGGGCCTGCAGAGGTGGATGAGCTTGGGGAAATGATTAGGGTTAGAAGGTATTTGGTTAGTGGTAGTATTTGTCATCTAAGGTACCTCTACCTAACTGTGACACGTCACATCACTTAACCTCAAAAGCTGTGTGAGGGACAGGACACAGACGCTAGGTGTAGCTGCCTCTCATTGGCTGACAGGACACAGACGCTAGCTGTAGCTGCCTCTCATTGGCTGACAGGACACAGACGCTAGGTGTAGCTGCCTCTCATTGGCTGACAGGACACAGACGCTAGCTGTAGCTGCCTCTCATTGGCTGACAGGACACAGACGCTAGCTGTAGCTGCCTCTCATTGGCTGACAGGACACAGACGCTAGCTGTAGCTGCCTCTCATTGGCTGACAGGACACAGACGCTAGCTGTAGCTGCCTCTCATTGGCTGACAGGACACAGACGCTAGCTGTAGCTACCTCTCATTGGCTGACAGGACACAGACGCTAGCTGTAGCTGCTTCTCATTGGCTGTAGGATACCCACAGGCCTTGCTGGGTGCCATTGTTGTGTCTGTAACTGCAATATTCTGTCAGACATGAAAGAAAGTTTCTCTTCTTTTCCAAGACAAGTGCAGATGGTGGCAAGTGGTGACCTAACATCACAATGACATCATCTCATTTTGACAGTTGCCCCGTTGTGTGGAAAAAACTGTTAATGGGCAGGACAAAGAAGTATTTCAAATGCCACCAATTAAAGTCAACCACCAAATTACATTGGGGTTTAATGGGTCATAAATAAGAAAATGTTGCTGGTTTTCCGCCTTCAGTCACTGTTTGACCTCTGTGTGCAAGTCTCTCTGAACGCCCAGATCAAGAGAAGAGGCCCAGCTCCAGAGGAAAGGCCTCGCTCCAGAGGAGAGGCCCAGCTCCAGAGGAGAGGCCTTGCTCCAGAGGAGAGGCTCAGATCCAGAGGAGAGGCCCAGCTCGCGAGGAGAGGCCCAGCTCCAGAGGAGAGGCCCAGCTCGCGAGGAGAGGCCCAGCTCCAGAGGAAAGGCCTCGCTCCAGAGGAGAGGCCCAGCTCCAGAGGAAAGGCCTCGCTCCAGAGGAGAGGCCCAGCTCCAGAGGAGAGGCCCAGCGCCAGAGGAGAGGCCCAGCGCCAGAGGAGAGGCCCAGCTCCAGAGGAAAGGCCTCGCTCCAGAGGAAAGGCCTCGCTCCAGAGGAGAGGCCCAGCTCCAGAGGAGAGGCCTCGCTCCAGAGGAGAGGCCCAGCTCCAGAGGAGAGGCCCAGCGCCAGAGGAGAGGCCCAGCACCAGAGGAGAGGCCCAGCTCCAGAGGAGAGGCCCTCGCGCAGGCAGAGCAGATTGGATGAGACACTCAGCTTCCGTGCAGGAAAGCTCCGTCAGCCTCAGCTCAAgctcagagaaacacacacacacaaacacacacacgcacacaagcacacacacaagcacacaaacaaccacacgtgcacacacgcaaacattccCCCCCACCCAAAAATAATACACGAATCTCTTGCACAGGCAACCCCTTCAGCATCTGTTCATCAAAGCAGCCCTGAATGTAGGTATTTCCTGGAAAGCGATGGCAGGACTCAACACGCGTTTATTATTTCACACAGCTCCATCCTCGGGCCTGCTTAACCATGAAGCCATCACCTCAGCTTTCACCCTCACACCATTCCCTCTCCGGACCATTTGGTTGCTGTTTTGTACCAACCAGAATCACAACAAATTTCccaacacccctccctccctccctcaatccctccctcaatccctccctccctccctccctccctccctccctccctccctccctccctccctccctccctccctccctccctccctccctccctccctccctccctccctccctccctccctccctccctccctccctccctccctccctccctccctccctccctccctacactcCTCCACTGGCCCTGACTCTCCTCCATTTTGTAATCTTTATTTTAgcgttttgttttgttgtgttggTTTCTCCGGCAGCCCTTTCATCTCCCGTCTGTCTGGACTCATATCATTTTTCAGTAAGTGGACCCACATGCTCTCCCTGGCACCCAACAGGAGGCCTTTCCAGTAAGCCTGATACACATTACCAATATCTGACACAGATCTGGCGGGGATCACACATGGACTtcctgaaacagagagacaggcagagatggaggagagaggacgtgaagagagagagaggacgtgaagagagagaaagaggacgtgaagagagagaaagaggacgtgaagagagagaggacgtgaagagagagagaggacgtgaagagagagaaagaggacgtgaagagagagagaggacgtgaagagagagaaagaggacgtgaagagagagagagaggacgtgaagagagggagaggacgtgaagagagagggagaggacgtgaagagagaggacgtgaagagagggagagagggagaggacgtgaagagagaggacgtgaagagagagggagaggacgtgaagagagagagaggacgtgaagagagatagagaggacgtgaagagagagggagaggacgtgaagagagggagagagggagaggacgtaaagagagacagagagaggacgtgaagagagagggagagagggagaggacgtgaagagagagagagagaggacgtgaagagagagagagaggacgtgaagagagagggagaagacgtgaagagagggagagagggagaggacgtaaagagagacagagagaggacgtgaagagagagggagaggacgcaGACGAGTCAcggaaagaactggagaagagcaggagagatgaAGATAAAGGAACagataagagagaggggggtgggagaggcgagagactgtcagagagagaccaatgaagagagaaggagagagaataaaaACGAGTAAAAgaatggaagacagagagagagagaacattttaaatagCACTGTGGAGAGGGTTTGATGATTCACACCTACCAGCACCCGTCTGGCCTCTGTGCATGTCATAATGTGAGATGACATGACAACCCCACTGTTTTCCCTTCtcttgtttctgtgtctgtgtgtgtgtctgtttgtgtctgtgtgtatgtgtggttgttTTTTCAACATATAAAgtatttttctgtgtgtgtattttcctttgGTTGGCATTGTTTGGAACGAATGCTCATTGTATTCCAGACAGGGAGGTTGGGTTCTCCATGATTCACTCATACAAACATCTGAAGTCCAGTTCCCGGTGTTCTGATTAATACCCCAGGGCAGACTGGACCAACCCATAAACACCCCACAGAGGATGGAAGAAAGGGCCCACCATTACGTAGACATGGACTTCACCATTCACCCAGCGTGACTCCTCCTGGTCTAAATGTGGAGCGGGCTCCACTGGAAGTGACCTGACCAACACACTAGTCTGGAGAGTTGTGTTAACGGACATTTCAGCTGTTAGTGCTCGAGTCTGTTGCTGTAACTCCCTTTCTTCTCAGTCcctccctttccatctctcatgaggtctctcactccctctcttctccttctcacccccccctctccctttatcttcgtctcccactcccccccctccccttgggGCTCCCAGCCCCATAGATCACAGCGACCCCCTTAAAGAGATGCCATCGCAGACAGACGTTTCCCCACGATCTGTGGAAGATCAGTCACAAGCCCGCTCACATGCAAGTCCTTCAGGAGACATGCAAAAACAGACATGTTTATCGCCATTTTGTGGCTGTTTCGGGGTAAACCAGGAACAATGCTGTCTTTATGCTGCGGCTTTATCTTGCCCCAGCCACAGCCAATAATGGTTGTACTGTTGTGATGGCCACGGCATAAATCAATTTATGGGCTCTTTCTCAGCTAACCAGGTGGGGGCTAAGGGAGATAACGGGGAAGACCAGGCCCagggagaagggtggagagaggaggagagagggaagtggagagaagaggagagagggagatggagagagtgagatggagggaggaggagagagggaggtggagagaggagggagggagatggagggaggaggagagagggagatggagggaggaggagagagggagatggagagaggaggagagagggagatggagggaggaggagagagggaaatggagggaggagagggagatggagggagggagatggagggaggaggagagagggagatggagggaggaggagagagggagatggagggtgggagggagatggagggaggagaagagaggaaatggagggaggagagagggagatggagggagggagatggagggaggagaggaaaggttgGACTAAAACGAGAGCGGGGCGATGGAAGGCTacgagaggagggagaacaaAGAATAAAAGTGGGAGAGTCAGGGAGGACGAGGGATTGTTTTACAGCACCTCAGCACAGCGAGTACTTTTCGGGAACAGGTCATTCCTCCACGGTCTAAGACCCCCTTTGAATAACTTACCATAAATAGAGGTTTGTAATCGACTAACCATCAAAGACAGTTTGATTCTGGTGCCTGTGGGAGAGTGGGCCAGGAGGGTCTCTCCCCAGGTTCCTGCTGCTCAGGTTGAGGCGAGAGGCGcacaggatgggggggggggagagggggggttgatCAAGGCGTGTATCCCAATGGAGTCAAATGAGAGTTTCACAGATAAACACTCCTATGGAATCTGCAAGGGGAgttcaaaacatgtttttctgCCAGTGTCTTTAAAGAAAACCCATAGCTCGGTATTACCGTCAGAGCAGGCTAACAGGGATATTTAACTTGGCTTTGGGATTACGCTTTTAAACACTACTGAGTGTCTCAGTCGGGTTTTCTCAAACAAACATACTGTGTCGTCGAGGATAATGACAGTTCTGTGGATTAAGATCCTGGAGCATTTATAACATTATTCTCATTTATTCctgtcaggacagacacacacacacacgtgcacaaacgtgcgcacacactcaaagacCCTTCATTACTGTAAGAGAACAGGGCAATGCTTTGTGCTGGTGAGGAGGTTGATGCTCCTTGTTgtgtccatgcatgtgtgtgttagggtgtgtgttggtgtgtgcacgcgcgtgtgttggtgtgcgtgacactgtgtgtgtgtgtgtgctcaatgGATTAGTGTGAACCATCCTTGCCCTAAATGAGATTTGATCACAGAGCATGTCATAATCACATCATAAACAGTTTGGCTCCTCCGCTACGATTAGGGGAGATTAGGTGTGCTGGGGCCTTTGAAGTCTCGGGTGGGACGCCTCAGCGCTGAAACCCTACCCCCGGCGGAGGgcggggaacacacacaaaagaaacacaaagtagaacagaaaacaaaagaaGAGGTGGCGAGCGTGAGAGTGCGTGTGCAGCGGGTGGgcgggagggagcaggagagcgcCCGGGTCACCTCATGTCAGGGCAACCGTACTCAGGTAcagaagaaagtgtgtgtgtgcgtccctaCGGGTTTGTGTGCCTGATAAATGGTCATCTGTGATAGACACAGGGTACTGAGCCAGACCACCAGTTCCACCTCAGCATGGGGAAGTTAACTTACACATGACGCACTGAAAACAACAGCTccattgtgtgggtgtgggtgtgtgcacctTGTGTTATTACACAATAATGTGTCCAAGAGCCTTGATCCGCACACTCCCTTCCCCTGCTTCAACTCTCCTCTTGCTGTCTCCCATCCCTCCTGCGGCAGCGATGGGGCTCGTGAGGAGCGTGGGGTCCATGCTGCAAGGTAATGtgctgcagaggaggagaggaaaggagagggggaggagaggagaggagagggggaggagagggggaggagaggagagggggaaaagaggagagagtgagaagaggaggaggagagggggaggagaggagagagtgaggagaggaggaggagagggggaggagaggagagagtgaggagaggaggaggagagggggaggagacaagaGGAAAGGAATAGAGGGTGATTTAAAGGTGTGTAATTGAAAACACACActaagaggggggtggggtatgCGTTTtctgacatgtgtgtgtggggaaggggTACTGAAGAAAGCCCAGATGAGCAGAAGGTTTGCTCTGCCAAAGAGACAAGGGAAGGAGAATGCATGCCATCCGACTAAACGGTCTCATTGTTTCTAGAGCGAAAAACAAGTATGGAGGAAAGGAAGACAGAGCAGGGAGCCCTGTGGactgtggtactgtgtgtgtacgcactGGGAGgctcaacaacaaaacaaaacccaTCTCCCACAGTATAAGGTTAGTgtagtgtatgcgtgtgtgtgtgtacctcaggtGCAGCCCTACCGGCTGTGTGAGATGAAACATTCAGAGCGTTCCTTCGTCTGAAGGGCCACAACAACGTGAGCCCACGCAAAACCCGGAACCCTCCTCAAAGGCTTTTGCACAGATTTCCTGCTGACGGAGAAAGCGATTAATACCCAGATAACCTGAGGTCATTCCCCCTGAGGTTGGAACTACGCCTTCCGTGTTCAAGATAACCAGGTAGGGGCGAGCCCAAGGCCCAATTCAAAGTGAAAGACATGAGATCGTGAGGTTGAGTTCTATACTAGTATCGTGTTTCAAATCCTTCCAGCACTTGGAATCAGCGTTGGGATGGTTTGATTGTTGGGGGTCTGTCTGGGCTCCCTCTCCTGTGGCCCCCTCTCCTGTGCCCCCTGCTCCTGTGCCCCCGCTCCTGTGCCCCCGCTCCTGTGCCCCCTGCTCCTGTGCCCCCGCTCCTGTGCCCCCGCTCCTGTGCCCCCTGCTCCTGTGCCCCCTGCTCCTGTGCCCCCTGCTCCTGTG of Osmerus mordax isolate fOsmMor3 chromosome 4, fOsmMor3.pri, whole genome shotgun sequence contains these proteins:
- the LOC136941603 gene encoding octapeptide-repeat protein T2-like, with amino-acid sequence MSRNIPKVTHPRNTPQEPITRLASEFWGHSGVILRSGGIIDVETAQLTSTHRSREEAQLQRKGLAPEERPSSRGEALLQRRGSDPEERPSSRGEAQLQRRGPAREERPSSRGKASLQRRGPAPEERPRSRGEAQLQRRGPAPEERPSARGEAQLQRKGLAPEERPRSRGEAQLQRRGLAPEERPSSRGEAQRQRRGPAPEERPSSRGEALAQAEQIG